From the Procambarus clarkii isolate CNS0578487 chromosome 70, FALCON_Pclarkii_2.0, whole genome shotgun sequence genome, one window contains:
- the LOC138355974 gene encoding uncharacterized protein: MCLHGNDSPPFLFLAISTFETIVFVSTAISTFETIVFVSTAISTFETIVFVSTAISTFETIVFVSTAIFTFETIVFVSTAISTFETIVFVSTAISTFETIVFASTAISTFETIVFVSTAIFTFETIVFASTAISTFETIVSASTAISTFETIVFASTAMSTFETIVFVSTISL, encoded by the exons atgtgcttgcaCG GCAAtgactccccaccattcctctttCTTGCCATATCTACCTTTGAAACTATTGTGTTTGTGTCTACTGCCATATCTACCTTTGAAACTATTGTGTTTGTGTCTACTGCCATATCTACCTTTGAAACTATTGTGTTTGTGTCTACTGCCATATCTACCTTTGAAACTATTGTGTTTGTGTCTACTGCCATATTTACCTTTGAAACTATTGTGTTTGTGTCTACTGCCATATCTACCTTTGAAACTATTGTGTTTGTGTCTACTGCCATATCTACCTTTGAAACTATTGTGTTTGCGTCTACTGCCATATCTACCTTTGAAACTATTGTGTTTGTGTCTACTGCCATATTTACCTTTGAAACTATTGTGTTTGCGTCTACTGCCATATCTACCTTTGAAACTATTGTGTCTGCGTCTACTGCCATATCTACCTTTGAAACTATTGTGTTTGCGTCTACTGCCATGTCTACCTTTGAAACTATTGTGTTTGTGTCTACTATTTCATTATAA